From Fusarium oxysporum f. sp. lycopersici 4287 chromosome 13, whole genome shotgun sequence, one genomic window encodes:
- a CDS encoding endoglucanase — protein sequence MKSLFALSLFAGLSVAQNAAWAQCGGNGWTGSKTCVSGYKCTVVNEWYSQCIPGTAEEPTTTLKTTTGGGSTPTGTPGNGKFLWVGTNEAGGEFGEGSLPGTWGKHFIFPDPAAVDTLISQGYNAFRVQLRMERTNPSSMTGPFDTAYLKNLTTIVDHITGKGANVILDPHNYGRYFDKIITSTSDFQTWWKNFATQFKSNSKVIFDTNNEYNTMDQTLVLNLNQAAINGIRAAGATQTIFVEGNQWSGAWSWPDVNDNMKALTDPLDKIVYEMHQYLDSDSSGTSPNCVSTTIGVERVKAATEWLRKNKKIGMIGELAGGPNDTCKTAVKNMLDYLKENSDVWKGVTWWAAGPWWADYMFSFEPPSGTGYQYYNSLLKAYI from the exons ATGAAGTCCCTCTTCGCTCTCAGCCTCTTCGCCGGCCTTTCGGTCGCTCAAAACGCAGCATGGGCCCAATGCGGTGGAAACGGCTGGACTGGCTCAAAGACCTGCGTCTCTGGCTACAAGTGTACCGTCGTTAATGAGTGGTACAGCCAGTGCATCCCCGGTACTGCTGAGGAACCTACTACCACCCTCAAGACTACTACTGGTGGTGGTAGCACACCTACTGGTACACCTGGAAATGGAAAGTTTCTCTGGGTTGGTACTAATGAGGCTGGCGGTGAGTTTGGTGAGGGCAGTTTGCCTGGAACTTGGGGAAAACACTTTATCTTCCCTGATCCCGCTGCCGTTGAT ACCCTCATCTCTCAGGGCTACAACGCCTTCCGCGTTCAACTCCGCATGGAACGCACAAACCCTAGCTCCATGACCGGACCCTTTGACACCGCTtacctcaagaacctcaccACAATCGTGGACCACATCACCGGCAAGGGCGCCAACGTCATTCTCGACCCTCACAACTACGGCCGCTACtttgacaagatcatcactTCAACCTCTGACTTCCAGACCTGGTGGAAGAACTTTGCTACCCAGTTCAAGAGCAACAGCAAAGTCATCTTTGACACTAACAATGAGTACAACACCATGGATCAGACTCTTGTTCTGAACTTGAACCAGGCTGCTATCAATGGTATTCGTGCTGCTGGCGCTACCCAGACTATCTTTGTTGAGGGTAACCAGTGGTCCGGTGCTTGGTCTTGGCCCGATGTCAACGACAACATGAAG GCTCTCACCGACcctcttgacaagatcgtGTACGAAATGCACCAGTACCTCGACTCTGACAGCTCCGGTACTTCACCTAACTGTGTCTCCACCACCATTGGAGTCGAGCGCGTCAAGGCTGCTACTGAGTGGTtgaggaagaacaagaagattggCATGATCGGTGAACTCGCCGGCGGTCCTAACGACACCTGCAAGACTGCTGTCAAGAATATGCTGGACTATCTTAAGGAGAACTCTGATGTTTGGAAGGGTGTTACCTGGTGGGCTGCTGGTCCTTGGTGGGCTGACTACATGTTCAGCTTTGAGCCTCCCAGCGGTACTGGTTATCAGTACTACAActctcttctcaaggctTATATCTAA
- a CDS encoding hypothetical protein (At least one base has a quality score < 10), whose translation MSSDSVVYHYLAIGKLGRGEVVKLFLKDAGIDFEEKRYKYPDTWPETSEKLKQQGITRTGSLPSLEYKGLILTQHIPVLRFLSRDLGKYDGKTNEDKYLVDAVSDIYVDWRSQWVANLKGATDEYKNEFLPKYYDLIAKYYSDREGPYLLGDEVSYTDFAIYQSIDNDTRTKTIPSKIPDVLLKFKEVFEARPNIAEYIKSE comes from the exons ATGTCCTCAGACTCAGTCGTTTACCACTACCTCGCCATCGGCAAGCTTGGCCGCGGAGAAGTTGTCAA GCTGTTCTTGAAGGATGCTGGTATTGACTTCGAGGAGAAGCGTTATAAATACCCTGATACCTGGCCAGAGACCAgcgagaagctcaagcagcagGGCATCACCCGCACTGGAAgccttccttctcttgaGTACAAAggcctcatcctcactcaG CATATCCCAGTCCTTCGTTTCCTCTCTCGCGACCTCGGCAAGTATGACGGCAAGACGAATGAGGATAAGTATTTGGTAGATGCTGTCTCCGACATCTACGTCGATTGGAGA TCCCAATGGGTTGCCAACCTCAAGGGAGCAACCGACGAGTACAAGAACGAATTCCTCCCCAAGTACTACGATCTCATTGCGAAGTACTATTCTGACCGCGAAGGTCCTTATCTTCTCGGTGATGAAGTCAGCTACACCGACTTTGCGATCTACCAGTCCATTGACAACGACACACGAACCAAGACCATCCCT TCTAAAATTCCTGATGTccttctcaagttcaaggaagTTTTCGAGGCTAGGCCCAACATTGCTGAGTACATCAAATCCGAGTAA